One Solanum lycopersicum chromosome 4, SLM_r2.1 DNA window includes the following coding sequences:
- the LOC101253378 gene encoding uncharacterized protein At5g64816-like: protein MVEWWWSVLGAAVPAVMAGQAFRTKKRRDEEERLNRARGREKNSDDIFVCERVCTSNRMLKKVGAFSKDPTPDTCVTVCGVSELDACADACARTVCVNQHQVPNWNDICLKRCQSECLRLSQSSVVSS from the coding sequence ATGGTGGAATGGTGGTGGTCTGTTCTTGGAGCTGCAGTACCAGCTGTAATGGCAGGGCAAGCTTTCAGGACGAAGAAAAGGAGAGATGAGGAGGAGAGGTTAAACAGGGCCAGAGGTCGTGAGAAGAACTCGGATGATATCTTTGTTTGTGAAAGAGTGTGTACTTCAAACAGGATGCTGAAGAAGGTTGGTGCATTTTCTAAAGACCCGACACCTGATACTTGTGTTACTGTTTGTGGTGTTTCTGAGCTCGATGCTTGTGCTGATGCGTGTGCTCGGACTGTTTGTGTTAACCAGCACCAAGTACCTAACTGGAATGATATCTGTCTTAAGAGGTGTCAAAGTGAGTGTCTTAGGCTCTCACAATCTTCTGTAGTGTCTTCTTAG
- the LOC101252483 gene encoding AT-hook motif nuclear-localized protein 17: MKREHVLEEKNKNKDHSSSNTNTMFGKIHHHHQNQSPQSFHHQHHLHQQQQQHHHNFQHPPFQLTRECQTSEEADSTANRNDTLNPQPVNAVAPPSQQQQPAGNDGATIEVVRRPRGRPPGSKNKPKPPVIITRDAEPSMSPYILEIPTGVDIINSVTKFCRKRNMGLCVLNGSGTVTNVTLRQPSTTPVSTVTFHGRFDILSISATVVQPNANIPSNNGIANGFTISLAGPQGQVVGGGVVGPLVTAGTVYLIAATFNGPSFHRLPAEEELARNNSGGGNEDGSSPPPQQHAEVSGGGDGGHPPSTTAPESCGMSMYSCHLPSDVIWAPTARQPQPPPY, encoded by the exons atgaaAAGAGAGCATGtactagaagaaaaaaataaaaataaagatcatTCTAGTAGTAACACAAACACTATGTTTGGTAaaattcatcatcatcaccaaAATCAATCTCCTCAATCTTTTCACCACCAACACCACCTTCaccagcagcagcagcagcaccACCACAATTTTCAACATCCACCGTTTCAGCTAACACGAGAATGCCAAACTTCGGAGGAAGCAGACAGTACTGCGAACAGAAACGATACTTTAAACCCTCAACCGGTTAATGCAGTAGCACCGCCGTCGCAGCAGCAGCAACCCGCCGGTAACGACGGTGCTACGATTGAAGTTGTTCGCCGTCCCCGTGGTCGGCCGCCTGGTTCGAAAAACAAGCCTAAACCACCTGTTATCATTACTCGTGATGCGGAACCATCTATGAGTCCTTATATACTTGAAATTCCGACTGGTGTTGATATAATCAACTCTGTTACCAAATTCTGTAGAAAACGGAATATGGGTCTTTGTGTTCTTAACGGTTCag GTACTGTAACGAATGTAACTCTCCGGCAACCATCAACTACGCCGGTTTCGACTGTTACCTTTCATGGGAGATTCGATATATTGTCGATTTCTGCCACTGTTGTTCAGCCGAATGCGAATATTCCATCGAACAATGGGATAGCAAATGGGTTCACAATTTCATTAGCAGGTCCACAAGGTCAAGTAGTAGGTGGTGGTGTAGTTGGGCCTCTAGTTACCGCCGGGACGGTTTACCTAATCGCTGCAACTTTTAACGGTCCGTCTTTTCATCGGTTACCGGCGGAGGAGGAATTAGCAAGGAATAATTCTGGTGGTGGAAATGAAGATGGATCGTCTCCGCCGCCGCAGCAGCATGCGGAGGTCTCCGGTGGAGGAGATGGTGGACATCCACCGTCAACGACGGCGCCGGAAAGTTGTGGGATGTCGATGTACAGCTGTCATTTGCCGTCGGATGTGATATGGGCTCCTACTGCTAGACAACCACAACCACCACCTTACTGA
- the LOC101253083 gene encoding uncharacterized protein isoform X4: protein MTEVELGSEKHKEEESQKIKQDKMTNTPKSSSKKSESGPSSSKSPEKHKEEESRKKKRDKMPTTPKSSSKNSDSGNSSSKSPEKHKEEESPETKRDKFLDTPKSSSKESESGHSLSKSPAKHEEEESRKRKRDKMPNKPKSSSKESESGPLLNKSPEKAKINLYFPQKTERRSSEVQNRLEGKRGSVDEVITIDSFQVPTTCS, encoded by the exons ATGACAGAAGTAGAGTTAGGCTCAGAAAAAcacaaggaagaagaaagcCAAAAAATAAAGCAAGACAAAATGACGAACACACCCAAGTCAAGCAGCAAAAAATCT gaGTCTGGACCTTCGTCGAGCAAATCACCAGAAAAGCATAAGGAAGAGGAAAGCCGGAAAAAAAAGCGAGACAAAATGCCAACCACACCCAAGTCAAGCAGCAAAAATTCT GATTCTGGAAATTCGTCGAGCAAATCACCAGAAAAACATAAGGAAGAGGAAAGCCCGGAAACAAAGCGAGACAAATTTCTGGACACACCCAAATCAAGCAGCAAAGAATCT gaGTCTGGACATTCGTTGAGCAAATCACCAGCAAAGCATGAGGAAGAGGAAAGCCGAAAAAGAAAGCGAGACAAAATGCCGAACAAACCCAAATCAAGCAGCAAAGAATCT gaGTCTGGACCTTTGTTGAACAAATCACCAGAAAAGGCAAAAATCAATCTCTATTTTCCACAGAAAACTGAGAGGAGGTCTAGCGAAGTCCAAAATAGACTCGAGGGAAAAAGGGGGTCCGTGGATGAAGTGATTACAATTGATTCTTTCCAAGTTCCAACAACTTGTTCATAA
- the LOC101253888 gene encoding uncharacterized protein, whose product MEHHTTTSRAEAERLLGVAEKLLRDKEFAPCKDFALLAQETEPLLEGPDQILAIAEVLLASVKRINNHHDWYSILQIQGRTEDSELIKKQYRRLALLLHPDKNKYPSSDTAFGLVADAWAVLSDPSKKGLYDNELSLFGRVKLTPSARRGRPRGSYNKQKKGDAKLPVRRSSRASNSGSGQNQNPNPSPVSQKSYHSAPPKATAPAPMSGAMRGQRVVNLWTACPYCYNLYEYPRVYEGCCLRCDKCKRAFTATEILSMPPMVPGKEAYYCIWGFFPMGFVNGNLEDLGTVKGAAAAAATTGAFPTWMPPMFSTQNAANNQQNATPIPATVQVTNPAPARPQAPPPPAPPAAAAPRPMSTGPKKRGRPRKYN is encoded by the coding sequence ATGGAGCATCATACAACTACAAGCAGAGCAGAAGCAGAGAGACTGTTAGGAGTTGCAGAAAAGCTGTTAAGAGATAAAGAATTTGCCCCTTGTAAAGATTTTGCACTTCTTGCTCAAGAAACAGAGCCTTTACTTGAAGGACCTGACCAGATCTTAGCAATTGCTGAAGTTCTTTTAGCTTCTGTTAAACGAATCAACAATCACCATGATTGGTACTCTATTCTTCAAATCCAAGGTCGTACTGAAGATTCAGAGCTTATCAAGAAACAGTATCGTCGTCTTgctcttcttcttcatcctgATAAAAACAAATACCCATCTTCAGATACTGCTTTTGGCCTTGTTGCTGATGCTTGGGCTGTTCTTTCAGATCCATCAAAAAAGGGTCTTTATGATAATGAACTTTCCCTTTTTGGTAGAGTTAAATTGACTCCTTCTGCTCGACGAGGAAGACCTAGAGGGAGTTATAATAAGCAGAAGAAAGGAGATGCGAAGTTACCTGTGAGGAGGAGTAGTCGAGCGAGTAATTCGGGTTCGGGTCAAAATCAGAACCCTAATCCCAGTCCGGTGAGTCAGAAGAGTTATCATAGTGCGCCGCCGAAGGCTACGGCGCCGGCGCCGATGAGTGGTGCGATGAGAGGGCAAAGGGTGGTGAATTTGTGGACGGCGTGTCCGTATTGTTACAATTTGTATGAGTATCCTAGGGTTTATGAAGGGTGTTGTTTACGATGTGATAAATGTAAAAGGGCTTTTACTGCTACTGAGATTTTGTCAATGCCACCAATGGTGCCAGGGAAAGAAGCTTATTATTGCATTTGGGGTTTTTTTCCAATGGGTTTTGTGAATGGGAATTTGGAGGATTTGGGTACTGTGAAaggagctgctgctgctgctgcaaCTACTGGTGCATTTCCAACTTGGATGCCACCGATGTTTTCGACTCAAAATGCTGCGAATAATCAACAAAATGCTACTCCAATTCCAGCTACGGTTCAGGTAACGAATCCAGCGCCAGCGCGGCCTCAGGCTCCTCCTCCTCCTGCTCCTCCTGCTGCTGCTGCTCCCAGACCAATGTCTACAGGACCTAAGAAAAGAGGTAGGCCTAGGAAGTATAACTAA
- the LOC101253083 gene encoding uncharacterized protein isoform X3, producing MTEVELGSEKHKEEESQKIKQDKMTNTPKSSSKKSESGPSSSKSPEKHKEEESRKKKRDKMPTTPKSSSKNSDSGNSSSKSPEKHKEEESPETKRDKFLDTPKSSSKESVRESGHSLSKSPAKHEEEESRKRKRDKMPNKPKSSSKESESGPLLNKSPEKAKINLYFPQKTERRSSEVQNRLEGKRGSVDEVITIDSFQVPTTCS from the exons ATGACAGAAGTAGAGTTAGGCTCAGAAAAAcacaaggaagaagaaagcCAAAAAATAAAGCAAGACAAAATGACGAACACACCCAAGTCAAGCAGCAAAAAATCT gaGTCTGGACCTTCGTCGAGCAAATCACCAGAAAAGCATAAGGAAGAGGAAAGCCGGAAAAAAAAGCGAGACAAAATGCCAACCACACCCAAGTCAAGCAGCAAAAATTCT GATTCTGGAAATTCGTCGAGCAAATCACCAGAAAAACATAAGGAAGAGGAAAGCCCGGAAACAAAGCGAGACAAATTTCTGGACACACCCAAATCAAGCAGCAAAGAATCTGTGAGG gaGTCTGGACATTCGTTGAGCAAATCACCAGCAAAGCATGAGGAAGAGGAAAGCCGAAAAAGAAAGCGAGACAAAATGCCGAACAAACCCAAATCAAGCAGCAAAGAATCT gaGTCTGGACCTTTGTTGAACAAATCACCAGAAAAGGCAAAAATCAATCTCTATTTTCCACAGAAAACTGAGAGGAGGTCTAGCGAAGTCCAAAATAGACTCGAGGGAAAAAGGGGGTCCGTGGATGAAGTGATTACAATTGATTCTTTCCAAGTTCCAACAACTTGTTCATAA
- the LOC101254194 gene encoding MADS-box protein AGL24 has translation MAREKIKIKKIDNITARQVTFSKRRRGLFKKAEELSVLCDADVALIIFSATGKLFDFASTSMKDILGKYKLQTASLEKVDQPSLDLQLENSLNMRLSKQVADKTRELRQMRGEELEGLSLEELQQIEKRLEAGFNRVLEIKGKRIMDEITNLQRKGAELMEENKQLKHKMEIMKKGKLPLVTDMVMEEGQSSESIITTNNPDQDDSSNASLKLGGTTAVEDDCSITSLKLGLPFS, from the exons atGGCAAgggaaaagataaaaataaaaaagatagataATATAACAGCAAGACAAGTAACATTTTCAAAGAGGAGAAGAGGGCTTTTTAAGAAAGCTGAAGAGCTTTCTGTTCTTTGTGATGCTGATGTTGCTCTTATCATTTTTTCTGCTACTGGAAAGCTATTTGATTTTGCTAGCACCAG CATGAAGGATATTCTTGGAAAGTATAAGTTGCAAACAGCTAGCCTTGAGAAAGTTGACCAACCTTCCCTTGATTTACAG CTAGAGAATAGCCTCAACATGAGATTAAGCAAGCAGGTAGCTGATAAAACTCGTGAGCTCAG GCAGATGAGAGGGGAGGAACTTGAAGGATTGAGTTTAGAAGAATTACAACAAATTGAGAAAAGACTTGAAGCTGGTTTCAATCGTGTGCTTGAGATTAAg gGTAAACGAATTATGGATGAAATTACCAACCTCCAAAGAAAG GGTGCTGAGCTGATGGAAGAAAACAAACAATTGAAACACAAA ATGGAAATtatgaaaaaaggaaaattgcCTTTAGTGACTGACATGGTGATGGAAGAGGGCCAATCATCTGAGTCTATAATTACAACTAATAATCCTGATCAAGATGATTCATCAAATGCATCTTTGAAGTTAGG TGGTACTACTGCAGTTGAAGATGATTGCTCAATTACATCTTTAAAGTTAGG GCTACCATTCAGCTAA
- the LOC101253083 gene encoding uncharacterized protein isoform X2, giving the protein MTEVELGSEKHKEEESQKIKQDKMTNTPKSSSKKSESGPSSSKSPEKHKEEESRKKKRDKMPTTPKSSSKNSDSGNSSSKSPEKHKEEESPETKRDKFLDTPKSSSKESESGHSLSKSPAKHEEEESRKRKRDKMPNKPKSSSKESVAASAGKHTLSARQVKVMRELGLMAPSGSPFDKRKHVVAPPKLPIIPKDRVSTPKRLPSNPKERLPAIDRIVVCGLAAAGFVNRVMK; this is encoded by the exons ATGACAGAAGTAGAGTTAGGCTCAGAAAAAcacaaggaagaagaaagcCAAAAAATAAAGCAAGACAAAATGACGAACACACCCAAGTCAAGCAGCAAAAAATCT gaGTCTGGACCTTCGTCGAGCAAATCACCAGAAAAGCATAAGGAAGAGGAAAGCCGGAAAAAAAAGCGAGACAAAATGCCAACCACACCCAAGTCAAGCAGCAAAAATTCT GATTCTGGAAATTCGTCGAGCAAATCACCAGAAAAACATAAGGAAGAGGAAAGCCCGGAAACAAAGCGAGACAAATTTCTGGACACACCCAAATCAAGCAGCAAAGAATCT gaGTCTGGACATTCGTTGAGCAAATCACCAGCAAAGCATGAGGAAGAGGAAAGCCGAAAAAGAAAGCGAGACAAAATGCCGAACAAACCCAAATCAAGCAGCAAAGAATCT GTGGCAGCTTCAGCTGGAAAACATACACTGAGCGCACGCCAAGTAAAAGTAATGCGCGAGCTTGGTTTAATGGCTCCTTCTGGGTCTCCATTTGATAAAAGGAAACATGTTGTTGCTCCTCCAAAACTCCCAATTATTCCCAAGGACCGTGTTTCTACGCCTAAAAGGCTTCCATCCAATCCTAAGGAACGTCTTCCCGCAATTGATAGAATAGTTGTTTGTGGTCTAGCTGCTGCTGGATTTGTCAATCGTGTGATGAAGTAG
- the LOC101253083 gene encoding uncharacterized protein isoform X1 → MTEVELGSEKHKEEESQKIKQDKMTNTPKSSSKKSESGPSSSKSPEKHKEEESRKKKRDKMPTTPKSSSKNSDSGNSSSKSPEKHKEEESPETKRDKFLDTPKSSSKESVRESGHSLSKSPAKHEEEESRKRKRDKMPNKPKSSSKESVAASAGKHTLSARQVKVMRELGLMAPSGSPFDKRKHVVAPPKLPIIPKDRVSTPKRLPSNPKERLPAIDRIVVCGLAAAGFVNRVMK, encoded by the exons ATGACAGAAGTAGAGTTAGGCTCAGAAAAAcacaaggaagaagaaagcCAAAAAATAAAGCAAGACAAAATGACGAACACACCCAAGTCAAGCAGCAAAAAATCT gaGTCTGGACCTTCGTCGAGCAAATCACCAGAAAAGCATAAGGAAGAGGAAAGCCGGAAAAAAAAGCGAGACAAAATGCCAACCACACCCAAGTCAAGCAGCAAAAATTCT GATTCTGGAAATTCGTCGAGCAAATCACCAGAAAAACATAAGGAAGAGGAAAGCCCGGAAACAAAGCGAGACAAATTTCTGGACACACCCAAATCAAGCAGCAAAGAATCTGTGAGG gaGTCTGGACATTCGTTGAGCAAATCACCAGCAAAGCATGAGGAAGAGGAAAGCCGAAAAAGAAAGCGAGACAAAATGCCGAACAAACCCAAATCAAGCAGCAAAGAATCT GTGGCAGCTTCAGCTGGAAAACATACACTGAGCGCACGCCAAGTAAAAGTAATGCGCGAGCTTGGTTTAATGGCTCCTTCTGGGTCTCCATTTGATAAAAGGAAACATGTTGTTGCTCCTCCAAAACTCCCAATTATTCCCAAGGACCGTGTTTCTACGCCTAAAAGGCTTCCATCCAATCCTAAGGAACGTCTTCCCGCAATTGATAGAATAGTTGTTTGTGGTCTAGCTGCTGCTGGATTTGTCAATCGTGTGATGAAGTAG
- the LOC101252774 gene encoding AP-4 complex subunit mu, giving the protein MISQFFVLSQRGDSIVFRDYRGDVPKGSAEIFFRKVKFWKEDGGEEAPPVFNVDGVNYFHVKVVGLLFVATSRTNLSPSLVLELLQRIARVIKDYLGVLNEDSLRKNFVLVYELLDEVVDFGYVQTTSTEILKSYIFNEPIMIDAGRLPPLGPAAMFMQGSKRMPGTAITKSVVANEPGGRKREEIFVDIIEKISITFSSSGYILTSEIDGTIQMKSYLTGNPEIRLALNEDLGIGRAGGRSAYDYGGSAGSGAVVLDDCNFHESVQLDSFDVDRTLTLVPPDGEFPVMNYRITQEFKPPFRINTLIEEAGSLKAEVILKIRAEFPSDITANTILVQMPLPTYTSRVSFELEPGTVGQTTDFKESNKRLEWNLKKVVGGSDHTLRAKLTFSQESHGNITKEAGPVSMTFTIPMYNPSRLQVKYLQIAKKSKTYNPYRWVRYVTQANSYVARI; this is encoded by the exons ATGATTTCTCAGTTCTTTGTGCTTTCTCAGAGAGGCGACAGCATCGTCTTCCGCGACT ATCGGGGTGATGTACCAAAAGGAAGTGCAGAGATCTTCTTCCGGAAAGTGAAGTTTTGGAAAGAAGATGGCGGAGAGGAAGCACCTCCTGTATTT AATGTGGATGGTGTGAACTACTTCCATGTGAAGGTAGTTGGTCTGCTTTTTGTTGCGACATCTAGGACAAATTTGTCGCCTTCTCTAGTGTTGGAGCTTCTCCAGAGGATTGCACGTGTAATCAAAGATTACCTTGGTGTTCTAAATGAAGACTCATTGCGGAAAAATTTTGTGCTGGTGTATGAGCTTCTTGATGAAGTTGTT GATTTTGGTTATGTGCAAACAACGTCGACAGAAATCTTAAAGTCTTACATATTTAATGAGCCAATTATGATTGACGCTGGCCGCTTGCCACCCCTTGGTCCTGCAGCCATGTTCATG CAAGGATCCAAAAGAATGCCAGGGACAGCAATTACTAAATCTGTTGTGGCAAATGAACCTGGGGGGAGAAAGAGGGAGGAAATTTTCGtggatataattgaaaaaatcagCATTACTTTCAGCTCAAGT GGATATATATTGACTTCTGAAATTGATGGGACCATTCAAATGAAGAGTTATCTTACTGGTAATCCAGAAATCAGATTGGCTCTCAATGAGGATCTGGGCATTGGAAGGGCTGGTGGGAGATCAGCTTACG ATTATGGAGGTTCGGCTGGGTCTGGAGCAGTAGTACTGGATGATTGCAATTTCCATGAATCGGTGCAACTTGATAGTTTTGATGTGGATAGGACCTTGACTCTG GTTCCTCCGGATGGTGAATTTCCTGTCATGAATTACCGGATAACCCAGGAATTCAAGCCTCCCTTTCGTATTAATACTTTGATTGAAGAAGCTGGATCACTTAAG GCCGAAGTTATCTTGAAAATCCGTGCTGAATTTCCTTCGGACATCACTGCAAATACAATCTTGGTACAAATGCCGCTGCCTACATATACAAGCAG AGTAAGCTTTGAGTTGGAACCTGGAACAGTTGGCCAAACAACTGATTTTAAGGAATCCAATAAGAGGCTTGAGTGGAATTTGAAGAAG GTTGTCGGTGGATCAGACCATACATTACGTGCCAAGCTAACATTTTCACAAGAGTCACATG GAAATATCACCAAGGAAGCTGGACCAGTGAGCATGACCTTCACAATCCCAATGTATAATCCTTCAAGGCTTCAG GTGAAATATCTACAAATCGCAAAGAAGTCAAAAACATATAATCCTTATCGGTGGGTGAGATATGTGACTCAGGCCAATTCATATGTTGCTCGTATATGA